The following proteins come from a genomic window of Corynebacterium crudilactis:
- a CDS encoding glutamate synthase subunit beta, which yields MSDPQGFIKYSRREPAHRPVPLRLMDYSEVYEQAPAGQIEEQAARCMDCGVPFCHEGCPLGNIIPEWNDLVRQGRWKEAYDRLHATNNFPEFTGRLCPAPCEGACVLGINDDSVTIKNVELEIVEKAFREGWVKPVIPSMSTGLSVAVVGSGPAGLAAAQQLTRAGHSVTVFERDDRAGGLMRYGVPEYKMENRWIDRRIEQMEAEGTTFQVGTSPRAAELALFDAILLATGTPVARELSVPGHDLNGIHAAMDYLTAQNHINEGDGDVSPINAKGKKVVIIGGGDTGTDCFGTALRQGAESVTQFDIRPRAPFQRADSTPWPMYPNLFRTATAHEEGEYIITGDESADEIAALGLAERAAGLTLGERKFAVNTVEFHGTNGHVTGLTGNQIRVVNGKREPIEGTEFPFEADLVLVALGFTGAEQGGLAHELGVGFDDRGRIIRDAEYRSPTNSRVYIAGDNGRGQSLIVWAIAEGRACAAAIDADLMGETALPVAVAPQDVPLAV from the coding sequence ATGTCCGACCCACAAGGATTCATCAAATATTCTCGACGTGAGCCTGCACACCGTCCGGTTCCGCTGCGTCTCATGGACTATTCCGAGGTCTATGAGCAAGCTCCTGCAGGTCAGATCGAGGAACAAGCTGCGCGGTGCATGGATTGTGGTGTGCCGTTTTGCCACGAAGGCTGCCCGCTGGGCAATATCATCCCGGAGTGGAATGATCTGGTGCGCCAAGGTCGGTGGAAAGAAGCCTATGATCGCCTGCACGCGACCAACAATTTCCCCGAGTTCACGGGCCGTTTGTGCCCGGCACCCTGCGAAGGGGCATGTGTACTCGGTATCAACGATGATTCCGTGACGATCAAAAACGTTGAGCTGGAAATCGTCGAAAAGGCTTTCCGTGAAGGCTGGGTGAAACCAGTAATCCCCTCCATGTCCACCGGCCTGTCCGTCGCCGTCGTCGGTTCCGGCCCCGCTGGACTGGCCGCCGCGCAGCAGCTCACCCGCGCAGGCCACAGCGTCACCGTTTTTGAGCGCGACGACCGCGCAGGCGGCCTCATGCGCTACGGCGTGCCGGAATACAAAATGGAAAACCGTTGGATCGACCGCCGTATCGAGCAAATGGAAGCAGAGGGCACAACTTTCCAGGTAGGCACCTCGCCGCGCGCTGCTGAACTAGCGCTTTTCGACGCCATCCTCCTCGCAACCGGCACCCCCGTGGCGCGCGAACTCTCAGTTCCCGGTCACGACCTCAACGGCATTCATGCCGCAATGGATTATCTCACCGCACAGAACCACATCAATGAAGGTGACGGTGATGTCTCGCCAATTAATGCCAAAGGCAAGAAAGTTGTCATCATCGGCGGTGGCGATACCGGTACCGACTGCTTCGGAACCGCCCTGCGCCAAGGTGCAGAATCAGTCACCCAATTTGATATCCGACCCCGCGCACCATTCCAACGTGCCGATTCCACTCCCTGGCCGATGTACCCCAACCTCTTCCGCACTGCCACAGCACATGAAGAAGGCGAATACATCATCACTGGTGATGAATCAGCCGATGAAATTGCAGCTCTTGGCCTTGCCGAGCGTGCCGCAGGCTTAACCCTCGGTGAACGTAAATTTGCCGTCAACACCGTGGAATTCCACGGCACCAACGGCCATGTCACCGGACTTACCGGCAACCAAATCCGCGTAGTCAACGGCAAACGTGAGCCAATCGAAGGCACTGAATTCCCCTTCGAAGCAGACCTCGTGCTCGTCGCACTCGGATTCACCGGCGCGGAACAAGGCGGATTGGCACATGAACTCGGTGTCGGTTTCGATGATCGTGGCCGCATTATCCGCGATGCCGAATACCGCAGCCCCACTAACTCCCGGGTTTACATCGCAGGCGATAATGGCCGTGGACAATCCCTGATCGTGTGGGCAATTGCCGAAGGTCGTGCTTGTGCCGCAGCTATTGATGCTGATCTCATGGGCGAAACCGCACTTCCAGTAGCAGTTGCACCACAGGATGTGCCGCTGGCTGTCTAG
- a CDS encoding glutamate-cysteine ligase family protein — protein MGESVSTDRYTPQQRTRYRQLLMEDLEIFDRHLQHSDFEDQGSIGLELELNLVDKHMQPALAGHAVLSHLDDEYQSEIGNFNVEMNHPPLSVKGDALRRLEQGITSHLGRVRAAATSENVNVAMIGTLPTITPEFLEDPAWMTQENRYRALSNAVMEARGELVHIDIADREQIVHDFTDLAPESTCTSIQLHLQLAPNKFAAAWNASQAIAGVQAALSANSPLFLGRRVWHESRIPVFQQAIDTRTPELVNQGVRPRVWFGERWITSVFDLFEENVRYFSPLIAESRALSGTPMMKGKSPALHYLNLHNGTVWRWNRPIYAPGEERSHLRLENRLLPAGPTPIDITADAAFYYGLVKYLAEENRPVWSRLQFADAEKNFQSGARSGLFARMTWPTLGQVNVADLVQEHLLPQARIGLERLEVNEDLIDKYLGIISERAKSRQNGATWQLRTLNQLEAHGSMPGTEARNAGLAAMLQRYLQNQESGQPVHTWSIGG, from the coding sequence ATGGGCGAATCAGTAAGCACTGACAGGTACACTCCGCAGCAGCGCACGCGTTATCGACAGCTGCTCATGGAGGATCTTGAGATTTTTGATCGGCATCTGCAGCATTCCGATTTTGAGGATCAGGGTTCCATCGGCCTCGAGTTGGAACTCAACCTCGTCGACAAGCATATGCAACCTGCTTTGGCAGGTCACGCGGTGCTTTCCCATTTGGACGACGAGTACCAGTCTGAGATCGGCAACTTTAATGTGGAAATGAACCACCCGCCGTTGTCTGTTAAAGGCGATGCTTTACGACGCCTGGAGCAAGGCATCACCTCGCATCTAGGCCGCGTACGCGCGGCCGCCACATCGGAAAACGTGAACGTAGCAATGATCGGTACGCTGCCCACCATCACCCCGGAATTCCTCGAAGATCCTGCGTGGATGACCCAAGAAAACCGTTACCGCGCACTAAGCAATGCTGTGATGGAAGCGCGCGGTGAATTGGTCCACATAGATATTGCAGACCGGGAACAGATCGTCCACGATTTCACTGATCTCGCTCCTGAGTCAACCTGCACATCCATTCAGTTGCACCTGCAATTAGCGCCCAACAAATTTGCTGCGGCATGGAACGCTTCCCAAGCTATTGCTGGAGTTCAAGCAGCTCTTTCCGCTAATTCTCCACTTTTCTTAGGGCGTCGAGTGTGGCATGAAAGCCGCATTCCAGTGTTTCAACAAGCTATCGATACGCGTACTCCTGAGCTTGTGAATCAAGGAGTCCGTCCCAGGGTGTGGTTCGGCGAGCGATGGATCACCAGCGTCTTTGACCTTTTCGAAGAAAACGTGCGCTACTTCTCCCCGCTCATCGCAGAATCCCGAGCACTTTCCGGCACACCAATGATGAAGGGTAAATCCCCCGCACTCCACTACCTGAATCTGCACAACGGAACGGTGTGGCGCTGGAACCGCCCCATCTACGCTCCAGGCGAGGAACGCTCACACCTACGCCTGGAAAACCGTCTGCTGCCTGCAGGTCCCACACCCATCGATATCACTGCCGATGCCGCGTTCTACTACGGTTTGGTCAAATATCTGGCAGAGGAAAACCGCCCTGTGTGGTCGCGTCTCCAATTTGCTGATGCAGAAAAGAACTTCCAATCAGGTGCACGCTCAGGACTGTTTGCCCGCATGACCTGGCCAACCTTGGGACAAGTCAATGTTGCAGATCTGGTCCAGGAACATCTGCTTCCACAAGCACGCATCGGACTTGAGCGACTCGAAGTAAATGAAGATCTCATCGACAAGTACCTCGGCATCATCAGCGAACGCGCAAAGTCTCGCCAAAACGGCGCAACCTGGCAACTTCGTACCCTCAACCAGCTCGAAGCACACGGAAGCATGCCCGGTACCGAAGCCAGAAACGCAGGTCTTGCAGCCATGTTGCAACGCTATTTACAAAACCAAGAAAGCGGTCAACCTGTGCATACGTGGAGCATCGGCGGTTAA
- a CDS encoding response regulator transcription factor translates to MPSYKVLLVDDDRFVLDALTIYLKSEPDLEVIATAAHGIEALEVLANTHCDVVVSDIEMPLMDGRQLLTEVQKLPQPPAFIAMTAFSTDETLLEMLSNGAAAYIVKSDRAQDIRDIIRVAVSGGTALSPLAMTRLRSMLPKTTQIPEQLSPLQQRVMKLVCEGASNREIMKTTNLTMAVVKKTVSQLLDIFKVSSRTQLVAQIYRTERA, encoded by the coding sequence GTGCCTAGTTACAAAGTTCTCCTTGTTGATGATGATCGTTTCGTGCTTGATGCACTCACCATTTATTTAAAGTCTGAACCTGATCTGGAAGTCATTGCCACAGCAGCACACGGCATCGAAGCCTTGGAAGTGCTGGCGAATACCCACTGCGATGTCGTGGTCTCTGATATTGAAATGCCTCTTATGGATGGCCGACAGCTGCTCACTGAGGTACAAAAACTACCACAGCCACCAGCTTTTATCGCCATGACTGCCTTTTCTACAGATGAAACTCTGCTTGAAATGCTCTCCAATGGCGCTGCTGCGTACATTGTCAAGAGCGATCGCGCCCAGGATATTCGCGATATCATCCGCGTTGCTGTGTCCGGTGGCACGGCGCTCTCACCATTGGCAATGACCCGTCTACGCTCCATGCTCCCTAAAACCACGCAAATACCTGAACAATTAAGCCCACTGCAGCAACGGGTGATGAAGTTGGTCTGCGAGGGTGCCTCCAATCGAGAAATTATGAAGACCACAAACCTCACGATGGCTGTGGTGAAGAAGACTGTTTCGCAGTTATTGGATATTTTCAAAGTTAGTTCCCGGACTCAATTAGTTGCCCAAATTTATCGCACAGAGCGTGCCTGA
- a CDS encoding sensor histidine kinase — MMSKPAGEFSAMPQFLSTHRLVTFAGIAFLVFSFTEVLIGESWPVPQFLLLILAQFLVLIMGLMRSSTISTACLWTVCQILVAGLSVHGIPQAGSPFSLIVAQLAFVGLLIFHGHHVLAFITAGVLVWVGTIDLANGEFLPPHIQSALVLAVFFALPLALGHVLRLKGQQRTDLEERAKIQAKERRHELAIHLHRSVAKELTFAVMKAQELSDREDMSAELQAQLHDIENSARKALVQTHDLMKNLQAIDQLPYVSVSMHMPLEAVVNAVKADLEEIGFTLELDIDSFHELRSAANIEPLVTVLEEASSNIAKYADPAGPINIKMYSTDQEICLDISNTIQQIPGNTSSPISSGIGISHMRYAVESVGGTLHINNSSSQWSIHVRLLNNCANPAIRKNSLLRKRK, encoded by the coding sequence TTGATGTCCAAACCTGCCGGAGAATTCAGTGCAATGCCCCAGTTCTTGAGTACACACCGTCTAGTTACTTTCGCCGGCATAGCATTTCTGGTGTTCAGTTTTACTGAGGTACTCATCGGAGAAAGTTGGCCAGTACCGCAGTTCTTGCTTCTCATTCTTGCGCAATTTTTAGTGCTCATCATGGGTTTGATGCGTAGTTCCACGATCTCGACCGCCTGCTTGTGGACAGTGTGCCAAATTTTAGTGGCCGGTTTAAGCGTTCACGGAATACCTCAGGCCGGCAGCCCTTTTTCTTTAATTGTTGCTCAGCTAGCATTTGTAGGTCTGCTCATATTCCATGGGCACCACGTATTGGCTTTTATTACAGCTGGGGTGCTTGTCTGGGTCGGCACAATTGATTTAGCTAATGGCGAGTTTTTACCGCCTCATATTCAGTCAGCTCTGGTTCTCGCAGTTTTCTTTGCACTCCCCCTAGCTTTGGGTCATGTTCTTCGGCTAAAAGGACAGCAACGTACTGATTTAGAAGAACGCGCCAAAATCCAGGCGAAAGAGCGAAGACACGAATTAGCCATCCACCTGCATCGTTCGGTGGCCAAAGAACTGACGTTTGCAGTGATGAAAGCTCAGGAGCTCAGCGATCGCGAAGATATGTCTGCGGAGCTTCAAGCACAGCTGCATGATATTGAAAACTCTGCGCGCAAAGCACTGGTACAAACTCACGATTTAATGAAAAACCTTCAAGCTATCGATCAACTTCCCTATGTCTCGGTATCTATGCACATGCCTTTGGAAGCTGTTGTCAATGCAGTGAAAGCAGATTTGGAAGAGATCGGGTTTACCCTTGAGTTGGATATCGATTCATTCCATGAGCTGCGCAGTGCAGCTAATATCGAGCCTCTGGTCACTGTCTTAGAAGAAGCCTCAAGCAATATCGCCAAATATGCCGATCCTGCTGGGCCTATCAACATCAAGATGTACTCCACTGATCAGGAAATATGCTTGGATATCAGCAATACAATTCAACAAATACCGGGAAATACTTCATCACCAATATCCTCTGGCATTGGTATTTCACATATGCGTTATGCAGTGGAATCCGTTGGAGGAACTCTGCACATTAACAACAGTTCTTCACAGTGGTCTATCCACGTCCGTCTACTCAATAATTGTGCGAATCCAGCAATACGGAAAAATTCGCTACTCCGAAAGAGAAAATAA